In one window of Reinekea forsetii DNA:
- the soxX gene encoding sulfur oxidation c-type cytochrome SoxX has translation MKVRHLAIPLLAFLMSAPTWAGTVEVEKGKDVVYTRTKGNCISCHMMPGGNLPGNYGPPLVQMQARFPKQQDLFDQIYDARVKNPLTIMPPFGAHRMLSEDEINWLVEYLYTL, from the coding sequence ATGAAAGTAAGACACTTAGCAATCCCGCTCCTGGCTTTCTTAATGTCGGCGCCCACCTGGGCCGGCACGGTGGAAGTGGAAAAGGGTAAAGACGTCGTTTATACCCGCACCAAAGGCAACTGTATCTCCTGTCATATGATGCCGGGTGGTAACTTACCAGGCAACTATGGTCCACCGCTGGTGCAAATGCAGGCACGGTTTCCCAAGCAGCAGGATTTATTCGACCAAATCTACGACGCTCGCGTCAAAAACCCACTCACTATAATGCCGCCCTTCGGTGCTCATCGCATGTTAAGCGAAGACGAAATCAATTGGCTGGTTGAATACTTGTATACGTTGTAA
- the soxY gene encoding thiosulfate oxidation carrier protein SoxY, protein MNQSRRQFMTRVGKSVAFLVAVVNLPRVVWANWSASAFAATDLDTAIVERYGNLAIADSDAIQLKAPSIAENGAVVPISIATTLAAKSISVFVEKNPSPLSCSFNIQPRMNTDVSVRIRMGATSNLIVLVEADGKLYRTSQEVKVTIGGCGG, encoded by the coding sequence ATGAATCAATCTCGTCGACAATTTATGACACGTGTGGGCAAATCGGTCGCCTTTTTGGTGGCTGTGGTCAACTTACCGCGTGTCGTTTGGGCCAACTGGAGCGCCAGTGCTTTTGCCGCTACCGATCTGGACACTGCCATCGTCGAACGCTATGGCAATTTGGCCATCGCTGACAGTGATGCCATTCAACTTAAAGCACCATCGATCGCCGAAAACGGCGCGGTTGTGCCTATTTCGATTGCCACCACCCTGGCAGCCAAGAGCATCAGTGTTTTTGTCGAAAAGAACCCATCTCCGCTGAGCTGCTCTTTTAACATTCAGCCCAGAATGAACACTGATGTTTCAGTGCGGATCCGCATGGGCGCGACGTCTAACCTTATCGTACTGGTTGAAGCAGACGGCAAATTGTATCGCACCAGCCAAGAAGTCAAAGTCACCATTGGCGGCTGCGGCGGTTAA
- the soxZ gene encoding thiosulfate oxidation carrier complex protein SoxZ, producing MKVKASARNGSVIVKTLLAHPMETGRRKDGDGKLIPGHYITEVEANHNGERVFHCELGPSVSKDPYLAFSFQGGNSGETFTMSWVDNKGENESTEVEIR from the coding sequence ATGAAAGTAAAAGCAAGTGCACGTAACGGCTCGGTTATAGTTAAGACCCTTCTGGCACACCCAATGGAGACCGGTCGACGCAAAGATGGCGACGGCAAACTGATTCCGGGTCACTACATCACCGAAGTAGAAGCTAACCACAACGGTGAGCGCGTTTTTCACTGTGAGTTGGGACCGTCCGTATCGAAGGATCCCTACCTGGCCTTTTCGTTTCAAGGCGGCAACAGCGGCGAGACTTTTACTATGTCTTGGGTCGATAACAAGGGCGAAAACGAATCTACCGAGGTCGAAATTCGTTAA
- the soxA gene encoding sulfur oxidation c-type cytochrome SoxA yields MFTTRIQLTLSLTVATLVASACMPMSKKAGMDYPALVQDDVTTFQAFFEKRFPDTEKADYINGVYSIDADARSQWESLEEFPPYELSVDQGKALYETPFANGSSYATCFGDGAVRSQYPYYDEDRAMVITLELAINECREANGEKVLKYKKGDLAKVSAYMSFVSRGQAINVDVASEGAYNAYMDGKEFFYSKRGQFNISCADCHMRATGFYLRADVPSPGLGQTSHFPTFRTKWDALGTLHRRYGGCNENIRAKAFSAQSPEYRNLEYFQTVMSNGLVFNGPGSRK; encoded by the coding sequence ATGTTTACAACAAGAATTCAACTGACCCTCAGCTTGACTGTCGCCACATTAGTGGCCTCCGCTTGTATGCCGATGAGTAAAAAAGCCGGCATGGATTACCCCGCGTTAGTTCAAGATGATGTCACCACCTTTCAGGCGTTTTTTGAAAAGCGTTTCCCGGACACCGAAAAAGCTGACTACATCAATGGCGTGTACTCCATCGATGCCGATGCTCGCTCGCAGTGGGAGTCATTAGAAGAATTTCCACCCTATGAGCTGAGTGTTGACCAAGGCAAGGCCCTCTATGAGACGCCCTTTGCCAACGGCAGTTCTTACGCTACCTGTTTTGGTGATGGCGCGGTTCGCAGCCAATATCCTTACTACGACGAAGACCGCGCGATGGTGATCACGCTTGAGTTGGCGATCAACGAATGTCGCGAGGCTAACGGCGAAAAAGTACTCAAGTATAAGAAGGGTGATTTAGCTAAGGTCTCTGCTTATATGTCTTTTGTCAGCCGTGGTCAGGCGATCAATGTCGATGTTGCCAGCGAAGGGGCCTACAACGCCTATATGGACGGCAAGGAATTTTTCTATTCCAAGCGCGGCCAGTTCAATATTTCCTGTGCCGACTGTCATATGCGCGCCACCGGCTTCTATCTGCGTGCCGATGTACCGTCTCCAGGACTGGGGCAAACGTCCCATTTCCCAACCTTCCGCACCAAGTGGGATGCCCTGGGTACGCTGCACCGTCGCTATGGCGGCTGTAATGAAAACATCCGCGCCAAAGCCTTTTCGGCCCAATCACCTGAATATCGCAACTTGGAATATTTCCAAACGGTGATGTCCAATGGTTTGGTCTTTAATGGCCCCGGTAGCCGAAAATGA
- the soxB gene encoding thiosulfohydrolase SoxB gives MQLSRREFSRLLGLAGAAGILPGCISLGRANEDLYQVPNSGDVRLLHMTDTHAQLMPVYFREPTVNLGFGAAYGRPPHLVNDALLNYFGIDAQSQLAHAYTALDFTNAAQMYGRVGGFAHLKTLIDLMRGEFGANKTLLLDGGDTWQGSGTALWTRGRDMVDACNLLGVDVMTGHWEFTYNDAEIRDNIAAFNGDFIAQNVKVKEDALFDGAEAWDEFSGHAFQPYVIKELGGRRVAVVGQAFPYTPIANPQRFIPDWTFGINPLDLQELVDQIRSTEKPDAVVLLSHNGMDVDLKLAADVTGIDAILGGHTHDGIPAPIEVKNKAGITLVTNAGSNGKFLGVLDLKFGASGIDSYQYRLLPVFSDYLRADPTMSQLITDIRQPYLAQLQRPLAKSDDLLYRRGNFNGTFDQVICDALRAVNDSQISLSPGFRWGTTILPGQTITMENVLDQTCITYPETYTRMMSGADLKLILEDVADNLFNADPYYQQGGDMVRLGGMDYRIDPTASMGKRIDNMRLDNGTPIDASKEYKVSGWATVGSQSEGEPIWDTVATYLQDQQTIALKKINTPELRNVPSNPGLA, from the coding sequence ATGCAACTGTCTCGTCGTGAATTTTCTCGTCTTTTAGGGTTAGCCGGCGCAGCGGGCATCTTGCCGGGCTGTATCAGCCTGGGCCGCGCCAACGAGGATTTATACCAGGTACCCAACAGTGGCGATGTCCGACTGTTGCATATGACCGATACCCACGCACAATTGATGCCGGTTTATTTTCGCGAACCGACCGTCAACCTGGGCTTTGGCGCTGCCTATGGCCGGCCGCCCCATCTGGTGAATGATGCCCTACTAAATTACTTCGGTATTGACGCCCAAAGTCAGTTAGCGCATGCCTATACCGCATTGGATTTCACCAACGCCGCACAGATGTACGGTCGCGTCGGTGGCTTTGCGCATTTAAAGACCCTGATCGATCTGATGCGCGGTGAGTTCGGCGCCAATAAGACGCTCCTGCTCGATGGTGGCGACACCTGGCAAGGCTCCGGCACCGCCCTGTGGACCCGCGGGCGCGATATGGTCGATGCCTGTAACCTGCTCGGTGTCGATGTTATGACCGGACACTGGGAGTTCACTTACAACGACGCCGAAATCAGAGACAATATCGCCGCCTTTAACGGTGACTTTATTGCGCAAAACGTTAAGGTGAAAGAAGACGCCCTATTCGACGGTGCCGAGGCTTGGGATGAGTTTAGCGGTCACGCCTTTCAACCCTATGTGATCAAGGAACTCGGTGGCCGTCGTGTCGCCGTGGTCGGCCAGGCCTTCCCCTACACGCCGATTGCCAACCCGCAACGCTTTATTCCCGATTGGACTTTCGGCATCAATCCGCTCGACTTGCAGGAACTGGTTGACCAGATTCGCAGCACGGAGAAGCCCGATGCGGTGGTTTTGCTGTCGCACAATGGTATGGACGTCGACCTGAAATTGGCCGCCGATGTCACCGGCATCGATGCGATCTTAGGCGGGCACACCCATGACGGTATCCCAGCCCCGATCGAAGTCAAAAATAAGGCCGGCATAACCCTCGTCACCAACGCTGGCTCCAATGGCAAATTTTTGGGTGTGTTGGATCTGAAGTTTGGCGCCAGTGGTATCGACAGCTATCAATATCGTCTGTTGCCGGTATTCTCCGACTACCTGCGGGCCGACCCGACTATGAGTCAATTGATCACCGACATTCGCCAGCCCTACCTGGCCCAGCTGCAGCGTCCGCTGGCCAAGTCCGATGATCTGCTGTACCGCCGCGGTAACTTTAACGGCACCTTCGATCAGGTTATCTGTGATGCCTTACGGGCCGTCAACGACTCCCAAATATCGCTCTCGCCGGGCTTCCGCTGGGGGACCACGATCTTGCCGGGCCAGACCATCACCATGGAAAATGTGCTCGATCAGACCTGTATCACCTATCCGGAAACCTACACTCGGATGATGTCGGGCGCCGATCTGAAGCTGATTTTGGAAGATGTCGCCGATAACCTCTTTAACGCCGATCCCTATTACCAACAGGGTGGCGATATGGTGCGCTTAGGCGGCATGGATTACCGCATCGATCCGACCGCCAGCATGGGCAAGCGGATCGACAATATGCGCCTCGATAACGGTACTCCTATCGACGCCAGTAAAGAATATAAGGTATCGGGCTGGGCCACGGTTGGCTCCCAGTCTGAGGGCGAACCCATTTGGGATACCGTCGCTACCTACCTGCAGGACCAGCAGACAATTGCACTGAAAAAGATCAATACGCCCGAATTGCGTAATGTTCCCTCTAACCCAGGCTTAGCATGA
- a CDS encoding alpha/beta hydrolase, with the protein MSSWVSAEPVQIRHDGLRLNANYENDDAAHEKPVMVILHGTWMHHDTELPTYLQDLATYEGYSSLNLSLSLGIDDRKSFMICETMPVVGSHQQAVEELKAWFDWLGTQGHTKFVLIAHSRGGAQASLFYQTYHYPGLERLALIAPATYEQARVTKSFENRYGKSLAEQVSLFQGLDNQVEPITEAAVLYCTFAKVSAEAFLSYYLPTPNKHTPSLIAKIDIPTQIFLGSEDPLSDRLMEYQSEFINNPLISTHLIEGADHFFRDLYSDELFEAILDDL; encoded by the coding sequence ATGTCGAGTTGGGTCTCTGCCGAACCGGTACAGATTCGTCACGATGGGCTGCGCTTAAACGCCAACTATGAAAACGACGATGCCGCGCATGAAAAGCCCGTTATGGTGATTCTGCATGGCACTTGGATGCACCACGATACCGAACTGCCGACCTACCTGCAGGATCTGGCGACCTATGAGGGCTATTCCAGCCTGAATCTGAGTCTCAGCCTGGGTATCGACGATCGCAAATCGTTTATGATTTGCGAAACCATGCCGGTAGTCGGCAGCCATCAACAGGCAGTGGAAGAACTCAAGGCCTGGTTCGATTGGCTGGGCACTCAGGGACACACGAAATTCGTCTTGATTGCGCACTCTCGCGGCGGCGCTCAGGCGTCTTTGTTTTACCAAACCTATCATTACCCTGGCCTCGAACGCTTAGCGCTGATTGCCCCAGCCACCTATGAACAGGCTCGCGTGACGAAAAGCTTCGAAAATCGGTACGGCAAGTCCTTAGCCGAACAGGTTAGCTTGTTTCAGGGTCTGGACAACCAGGTTGAGCCCATTACCGAAGCGGCCGTGCTCTACTGCACCTTCGCCAAAGTCTCAGCCGAAGCCTTTTTGTCCTATTATCTGCCGACACCGAACAAACATACCCCGAGCCTGATTGCCAAGATCGACATCCCGACACAAATCTTCCTCGGCAGCGAAGACCCTCTGTCGGACCGGTTAATGGAATATCAGTCGGAATTCATCAACAATCCGCTCATCTCAACCCATTTGATCGAGGGTGCGGACCATTTTTTCCGCGATCTTTATTCCGATGAACTGTTTGAGGCAATACTGGATGATCTCTAG
- a CDS encoding thioredoxin family protein, whose protein sequence is MISRAIFKPLAALSTAVLLSVGAWASSDLIFAKADFPAALGAMAAEGKPLVLYVAHSTCPYCKRLEREVMPAVVNTLAYQQAISLQKLVWDDTTPVRWRNDEMITPDDLVTRYRVIATPTILFLNAQGEEVAERIEGYRDADFYWYYFDQNIDNARQALQSGGQ, encoded by the coding sequence ATGATCTCTAGAGCAATCTTTAAACCGCTGGCCGCGCTGAGCACCGCTGTGCTGCTCAGCGTCGGCGCCTGGGCCAGCAGCGACCTGATCTTTGCCAAGGCCGACTTTCCGGCAGCCCTGGGTGCGATGGCCGCCGAGGGCAAACCACTGGTGCTCTATGTCGCGCACTCAACCTGCCCCTATTGCAAGCGACTCGAACGTGAGGTGATGCCCGCGGTGGTCAATACCCTGGCGTATCAGCAGGCCATTAGCTTGCAAAAGCTGGTCTGGGACGATACAACGCCGGTGCGCTGGCGCAATGATGAAATGATTACGCCGGACGATCTGGTAACCCGCTATCGGGTTATTGCGACGCCTACGATCCTATTTCTCAATGCCCAAGGCGAGGAAGTGGCCGAGCGTATCGAAGGCTATCGCGATGCCGATTTTTACTGGTATTACTTTGATCAGAACATTGACAACGCACGCCAAGCGCTGCAGTCGGGTGGCCAATGA
- a CDS encoding DUF302 domain-containing protein: MIRILLFSLGLLLSSVWSQAEALYSQEGPSWVFSTDSDFISTRDNLVFAIESRGLVISYISHAGAMLARTAQAVGVTTPVYQDAEILLFCKADLSHALAASNPHNITLCPYAIAVYSLTGQADQTFIAIQQPFSAEPATAPITELLMGIIDEALDGF, encoded by the coding sequence ATGATCCGTATCCTATTGTTCAGCTTAGGGCTGTTACTGAGCTCTGTTTGGAGTCAAGCCGAAGCGCTCTATAGCCAAGAAGGCCCCTCGTGGGTGTTCAGTACCGACAGTGACTTCATCAGCACGCGCGACAACCTAGTGTTTGCGATTGAATCGCGCGGCTTGGTGATTTCCTACATTTCGCATGCCGGTGCTATGCTAGCGCGCACCGCGCAGGCTGTTGGTGTGACCACACCGGTCTATCAGGACGCCGAAATACTGTTGTTCTGTAAGGCCGATCTATCCCACGCCCTAGCCGCCTCCAACCCTCACAACATCACGCTTTGCCCCTATGCCATCGCGGTCTATAGCCTGACCGGACAGGCGGATCAAACCTTTATCGCCATCCAGCAGCCCTTCAGCGCAGAACCGGCCACAGCGCCGATTACCGAGTTGTTGATGGGTATTATCGATGAGGCGTTGGACGGCTTTTAA
- a CDS encoding DEAD/DEAH box helicase, whose protein sequence is MFETSNLHPKLCAAFVDLKWTKPTEVQAISLEPALAGKDLLISAETGSGKTGAYLIPALHHIMSETKPNASVRLLILVPTRELALQVKKDCEALCRLSSIKSVIIRGGQEFQYQASLLRRNPEVVIATPGRLTEHLEKGTADFSDVEFLVLDECDRMLDMGFREEVLAITSKCTGKHQNLLLSATLKHKGVATVAKSLLHEPEFIKVKNEILQQSIEQQVIFSDDVKHKETLVHWLLTNETFEKAIVFTKTRVQAERLGNVLRYHKLKVNSLHGEVEQDTRNKIMAKFREGAVDVIVATDLAARGLDIDGVDLIINFDMAQSGDEHVHRVGRTGRAGRSGLAVSLVNSLDYSLMSSIERYLKLHFERRLIGSLKAKYTGPKNLKANGKPAGSKQKKSADGSKKKTAKKSLRKNLGKRKGKEMPTINQPESGGQLPIKKKKLNHAPE, encoded by the coding sequence TTGTTCGAAACATCCAATCTTCACCCTAAGCTATGCGCCGCCTTTGTTGATCTGAAATGGACAAAACCAACCGAAGTGCAGGCCATCAGCCTGGAACCGGCCTTGGCGGGCAAGGATTTACTGATCAGTGCTGAAACCGGCAGCGGTAAAACCGGGGCCTACCTGATCCCGGCCTTGCATCACATCATGAGTGAGACCAAACCCAACGCCTCGGTACGCCTGTTGATTCTGGTGCCCACTCGGGAACTGGCACTCCAGGTGAAAAAAGACTGCGAAGCCCTATGCCGCTTATCGAGTATCAAATCAGTCATTATTCGCGGTGGTCAAGAATTCCAATATCAGGCATCGTTGCTGCGCCGCAACCCAGAAGTAGTGATCGCTACACCAGGGCGCCTGACCGAACACCTAGAGAAAGGCACGGCAGACTTTTCCGATGTCGAATTTTTGGTCCTAGACGAATGCGACCGTATGCTCGACATGGGTTTCCGCGAGGAGGTGCTGGCCATCACGAGCAAATGCACCGGCAAACACCAAAACCTATTGCTATCGGCAACATTGAAGCACAAGGGTGTCGCCACAGTGGCTAAATCCTTGCTGCACGAGCCTGAGTTTATTAAAGTAAAGAATGAGATACTGCAACAAAGCATCGAACAGCAGGTTATTTTCAGCGACGATGTTAAGCACAAAGAGACACTGGTGCATTGGTTATTGACCAATGAAACCTTTGAGAAGGCGATTGTCTTTACCAAGACCCGCGTCCAGGCCGAGCGTCTGGGTAATGTATTGCGCTATCACAAGCTCAAGGTAAATAGCCTGCACGGCGAAGTCGAGCAAGACACACGCAACAAGATTATGGCCAAGTTCCGCGAAGGCGCGGTAGATGTGATAGTCGCAACCGATTTGGCGGCACGCGGCTTGGATATTGATGGCGTCGACCTGATCATCAACTTCGATATGGCGCAAAGCGGTGATGAACACGTCCATCGAGTGGGTCGAACCGGACGTGCCGGGCGCAGTGGTTTGGCCGTCAGCTTGGTCAACTCGCTCGACTACTCGCTGATGTCAAGCATTGAACGGTACTTGAAGCTGCACTTTGAACGACGCCTGATCGGCTCCTTGAAGGCCAAATATACCGGCCCAAAAAACCTCAAGGCCAATGGCAAGCCGGCCGGCAGCAAACAGAAGAAAAGCGCCGACGGCAGTAAGAAAAAGACAGCGAAAAAATCGCTGCGCAAGAACCTCGGCAAGCGCAAAGGTAAGGAAATGCCAACCATAAACCAACCGGAATCGGGTGGTCAGCTGCCAATTAAAAAGAAGAAACTGAACCACGCTCCCGAGTAA
- a CDS encoding DUF342 domain-containing protein yields MTENNTDRTPRNVAFSIEVDEETGTVFGILVASDERSKLTRPVVDEALSKAGVFHWAKEGRVINILISNFKRQKPCRLAIALRKHASFEVTLSPDNMEAYIDVVPAQGGTGLTVEDMNSELMANLVAAERIDQDALNAVMASPSAERFTVALGRAAVQGIDTQFVTLVAEHTYAEAEIVVDQYGSVDHLAGKIYVTVEPLAPIVERVAPKDGKDGFDVFGQVLTSKPGEQILWADKMPGTLFDENNPDILVSEITGHPVFFKDGARVDASLEFEKIDVTTGHVTFDGSVFIKGDVRAEMKVEATGDVFVKGVVERATVKAGSDITVAGGILGDINMEVPEDGLPVYECILEADGSIEAKYVNLAWLTAGDDISVREYVFNSKLKAGNNVAIGQNGGKGKLVGGETHAVESVIAKTLGSEAYNITKISLGSSKSIIDTLEKLDFIREQRANQAKKLRELLPPPESDDDEPIERSDDELNKIQKIESTLLKLKDDMNEIDRRRKQAVLGEDADPQPFIGATSACYPNCYLNINGVRMRVTTEHRAIAYEKKYSKLVTKL; encoded by the coding sequence ATGACCGAAAACAACACAGATCGCACACCCAGAAACGTTGCTTTTTCTATCGAGGTGGATGAAGAAACTGGCACTGTATTCGGGATTTTGGTCGCCAGCGATGAGCGCTCAAAACTGACGCGGCCAGTCGTTGATGAAGCACTGTCCAAAGCCGGCGTATTCCATTGGGCCAAAGAAGGCCGTGTAATCAATATTTTGATTAGTAACTTTAAGCGGCAAAAACCGTGTCGCCTCGCTATCGCCTTGCGCAAACATGCGAGCTTCGAAGTGACCCTGAGCCCCGACAACATGGAGGCCTATATCGATGTAGTGCCTGCGCAAGGGGGCACGGGCCTCACAGTGGAGGATATGAACAGTGAATTAATGGCCAATCTAGTAGCCGCTGAGCGCATTGATCAAGACGCCCTGAATGCGGTTATGGCCTCTCCATCAGCAGAGCGGTTTACTGTCGCGCTCGGCAGAGCCGCAGTTCAAGGGATCGACACCCAGTTCGTCACTTTGGTGGCGGAACATACCTATGCCGAGGCCGAGATTGTGGTAGACCAATACGGCAGTGTCGACCACTTGGCCGGCAAGATCTATGTCACCGTTGAACCGCTAGCCCCAATAGTTGAACGGGTTGCACCGAAAGACGGCAAGGATGGTTTCGATGTTTTCGGCCAAGTCTTAACCTCTAAACCAGGCGAGCAAATCCTTTGGGCAGATAAAATGCCCGGCACGCTTTTTGACGAAAACAATCCAGATATTTTGGTTTCTGAGATTACCGGCCATCCGGTCTTTTTTAAAGACGGGGCACGTGTAGATGCCAGCCTAGAATTTGAAAAGATAGACGTAACCACGGGTCATGTCACCTTCGATGGCTCGGTATTTATAAAAGGCGATGTCCGCGCCGAGATGAAGGTTGAAGCGACTGGTGATGTCTTTGTTAAGGGTGTCGTCGAGCGGGCCACTGTAAAGGCAGGTAGCGACATTACCGTGGCCGGCGGCATTCTTGGCGACATCAATATGGAGGTGCCGGAGGACGGCCTGCCAGTGTACGAATGTATCCTCGAAGCCGATGGGTCGATTGAGGCCAAGTATGTCAACCTCGCTTGGTTAACCGCAGGTGACGACATCAGCGTTCGGGAATACGTTTTTAACTCCAAACTCAAGGCTGGCAATAACGTCGCCATCGGTCAAAACGGTGGCAAGGGCAAATTGGTTGGTGGCGAAACCCATGCGGTTGAATCGGTGATCGCTAAGACGCTGGGCAGCGAAGCCTATAATATCACCAAAATAAGTCTCGGCTCGTCCAAAAGCATTATCGATACCTTGGAAAAACTCGATTTCATTCGCGAACAACGTGCCAACCAGGCAAAAAAATTACGCGAACTGTTGCCACCACCGGAGTCTGACGACGACGAGCCGATCGAGCGCAGTGACGACGAATTAAATAAAATTCAAAAAATTGAAAGTACGCTGCTAAAGTTAAAAGATGATATGAACGAAATTGATCGACGTCGAAAGCAGGCCGTTCTCGGTGAAGACGCCGATCCACAGCCATTTATCGGGGCAACTTCGGCCTGCTACCCAAACTGTTATCTAAATATCAATGGTGTCAGAATGCGGGTCACAACAGAACATAGGGCCATTGCCTATGAGAAAAAATACTCAAAATTAGTTACCAAACTATAG
- a CDS encoding CBS domain-containing protein has protein sequence MNITEIMTVDVTRVSPQNTLRDAKEILDAAPFHHLLVEEDGKLVGIISHQDIRDQIAEFTLNSTTMAYPEFESTIKVADIMATDMLMIDVDTPIDAASILILENNISCLPIVNAKMAIEGIVTWKDLLKYFVYL, from the coding sequence ATGAATATAACTGAGATCATGACAGTTGATGTAACCAGGGTTTCGCCTCAAAACACCTTGCGTGATGCCAAGGAGATACTCGACGCCGCGCCCTTTCACCATTTGCTGGTGGAAGAAGATGGTAAACTGGTTGGGATCATTTCACACCAAGACATACGCGATCAAATCGCCGAATTTACCCTCAATAGCACCACCATGGCGTACCCGGAATTCGAGTCGACTATAAAAGTGGCCGACATTATGGCGACCGATATGTTGATGATTGATGTCGACACCCCGATCGATGCGGCATCCATTTTAATCCTAGAAAACAACATCAGCTGCTTACCGATCGTCAATGCCAAAATGGCTATTGAAGGCATTGTCACCTGGAAGGATTTGCTGAAGTATTTCGTTTATCTGTAA
- a CDS encoding DUF342 domain-containing protein, with protein sequence MTNNIEQIRPKHLAFNLEVDEKSGTAFGVLLASEVRSKLKRAHIDKALSEASLLEWRIAGSIIDTLLDYYDQKVPCRLAIASRCDATFEVVLSEDHMAAYIDVVPAQGGVDLSVENLREGLSANLVAADLIDLASLKAVVAAPEARRITVAIGRAAMPGVDSQFISLVAQDSIQPSGEVRAINDSIDHLAGKSYVIVEPRTAIMERLPPKPGKDGYNIFSEALKSSPGIVIPWSRNMTGTFFDKENPEIIYAHITGHPVIFEDGGRIDTSLEFDKIDITTGHVEFDGSVLIKGDVHPDMKVKATGNIFIKGIVERAQVKAGNNLIVDGGVLGDPNMDVPGIGLPEYDCVLEAGGSIEAQYINLAYLNAGKNITVKEYIFNSNLKAGKRVAVGNKGGKGRLVGGETHAVESVTAKTLGSQAYSVTKITLGYSKVVTDLFRKLDFIRDQRVNQAKKLRNLLPPAVPAGSEEIARSKDELHKIRKIESSLLILQDALKEIDRRRRRATPQEHDHPTPFISAKSTSYPNCYLEINGASVRTKTEQQAIIYVKKDGIIVRRK encoded by the coding sequence ATGACCAACAATATTGAACAGATACGACCCAAGCACCTTGCCTTCAACCTGGAAGTTGATGAAAAATCTGGCACGGCATTCGGTGTTTTGCTTGCAAGCGAGGTCCGCTCAAAACTGAAGCGTGCGCATATCGATAAGGCGTTGTCTGAGGCCAGTTTACTGGAGTGGCGCATAGCTGGCTCGATTATCGATACGTTGCTCGATTACTATGACCAAAAGGTGCCCTGTCGGCTTGCCATCGCTTCACGCTGTGACGCAACCTTCGAGGTGGTCTTGAGTGAAGACCACATGGCGGCCTACATTGATGTTGTGCCCGCGCAAGGCGGCGTAGACCTAAGCGTTGAGAATCTCAGAGAAGGGTTAAGCGCAAACCTGGTTGCTGCTGACCTTATCGATCTGGCCAGTCTTAAGGCGGTTGTCGCTGCACCTGAGGCCCGGCGGATTACCGTTGCGATCGGCAGAGCAGCCATGCCGGGAGTTGATAGCCAGTTCATTTCCTTGGTGGCACAGGACAGCATTCAGCCCAGTGGTGAGGTTAGGGCCATAAACGACAGCATCGATCATCTTGCCGGAAAATCCTACGTAATCGTCGAACCCCGCACCGCCATTATGGAACGGCTTCCACCAAAACCTGGTAAAGATGGCTACAATATCTTTTCTGAAGCCCTCAAATCTTCACCTGGGATAGTAATACCCTGGTCTAGAAATATGACTGGCACCTTTTTTGACAAAGAAAATCCTGAAATAATATATGCCCACATTACTGGCCATCCGGTCATATTTGAAGACGGCGGGCGCATAGATACCAGTTTAGAATTTGATAAGATTGACATTACCACTGGTCATGTTGAATTTGACGGTTCGGTTTTGATCAAAGGCGATGTACACCCCGACATGAAGGTTAAAGCCACCGGTAATATTTTCATAAAGGGCATCGTCGAGCGAGCACAGGTGAAAGCCGGTAACAATCTTATCGTCGACGGCGGAGTTTTGGGTGACCCTAACATGGATGTGCCGGGGATAGGACTTCCGGAATACGATTGCGTTCTCGAAGCCGGCGGCTCGATAGAGGCTCAATACATCAATCTGGCTTACCTAAACGCCGGTAAGAACATCACCGTCAAAGAATACATATTCAATTCCAACCTTAAGGCTGGGAAAAGAGTCGCTGTCGGCAATAAAGGCGGCAAGGGTAGATTAGTCGGCGGTGAAACCCATGCGGTCGAATCGGTTACCGCTAAGACATTAGGTAGCCAAGCTTATAGCGTCACTAAAATCACCCTGGGATATTCCAAGGTTGTTACAGATCTATTTCGGAAACTCGATTTCATTCGGGACCAGCGTGTCAATCAGGCAAAAAAACTACGCAACTTATTGCCGCCAGCGGTGCCAGCGGGCAGCGAAGAAATCGCACGCAGTAAAGACGAATTACATAAAATACGAAAGATCGAAAGTTCTTTACTAATCTTACAAGATGCTTTGAAGGAAATCGATCGGCGGCGAAGACGGGCAACTCCTCAGGAGCATGACCATCCAACACCCTTCATCAGTGCAAAGTCGACCAGCTATCCAAACTGCTATCTAGAAATTAATGGCGCTAGCGTTCGTACCAAAACGGAACAACAAGCCATTATCTATGTGAAAAAAGATGGCATAATAGTTAGGAGAAAATAG